A genome region from Chryseobacterium sp. G0186 includes the following:
- a CDS encoding phosphatase PAP2 family protein — protein MRFLLLPISALVWAQEVDTLKVEELPQELSQQVAKVQTYTLKDGSVRTYPKPKILDFVTKLPRNFIDTNKDFVAKDHAYYLGGAVASTLILIPFDQKLIDNSRELGERWGMDKDNNYHKIGGVFKIPKDIGSTLYLIGNGSTLVLLGIGFGTYGLIKNDYRAQATASGLMESLILSGVFTQTIKRITGRESPFIAEINGNKGGAWNPFPSFSEFGKNTSNYDAMPSGHLTTFMAGITVIADNYPDARWIKPVGYTLAGALCFQMMQSKVHWASDYPLALLMGYFIGKTISKSRYTSSEGTIGKTKYNLNFVASRQWEYNMVGVKLSF, from the coding sequence ATGAGATTTCTATTATTACCAATTTCAGCATTGGTATGGGCACAGGAAGTTGATACATTGAAGGTAGAAGAACTGCCTCAGGAACTATCTCAACAGGTGGCAAAAGTACAAACCTACACTTTAAAAGACGGATCTGTCCGAACCTATCCTAAACCCAAAATCTTAGATTTTGTTACCAAATTACCACGAAACTTCATTGATACCAATAAAGATTTTGTGGCAAAAGATCATGCTTATTATTTAGGAGGTGCAGTGGCTTCTACATTGATACTTATTCCCTTTGATCAGAAATTAATAGACAATTCACGAGAATTGGGAGAAAGATGGGGAATGGATAAAGACAATAACTATCATAAGATTGGAGGGGTCTTTAAAATCCCTAAAGATATTGGATCAACGCTATACCTGATAGGAAATGGTTCTACATTAGTCCTGCTGGGAATCGGTTTCGGAACGTATGGTTTAATTAAAAACGATTACAGAGCACAGGCTACCGCAAGCGGATTAATGGAAAGTTTGATTCTTTCCGGAGTGTTTACCCAGACTATTAAAAGAATTACCGGGAGAGAAAGCCCGTTTATTGCAGAGATAAATGGCAATAAAGGAGGAGCCTGGAATCCTTTTCCAAGTTTTTCAGAGTTTGGAAAAAACACCTCGAATTATGATGCAATGCCATCAGGGCACTTAACGACTTTTATGGCAGGTATCACCGTGATTGCAGACAACTATCCGGATGCAAGATGGATAAAGCCGGTGGGATATACCTTAGCAGGTGCCTTATGCTTTCAAATGATGCAAAGCAAGGTTCACTGGGCTTCAGATTATCCGTTAGCGTTATTAATGGGATATTTTATAGGAAAAACAATCTCAAAAAGCAGATATACTTCCTCAGAGGGAACCATAGGAAAGACAAAATATAATCTCAATTTTGTGGCATCCCGCCAATGGGAATATAACATGGTAGGGGTGAAACTCTCTTTTTAA
- a CDS encoding glutathione peroxidase — translation MKNIFLMLLSFMAFLQSCTNQKSEISKAKTNELMGKTIYDFKVEGLDGKEINFADFKGKKILIVNTASECGFTPQYADLEKVYEEYKDKLVVVGFPANNFGGQEPGTNTEIGAFCQKNFGVTFPMAAKVSVKGDDMAPIFKYLTEKELNGVKNSSILWNFTKFLVDENGKLIDTFVSTTKPTSESITKYLK, via the coding sequence ATGAAAAATATTTTTTTAATGCTGCTTTCCTTTATGGCATTTTTGCAAAGCTGCACCAATCAAAAAAGCGAGATTTCTAAAGCTAAAACCAATGAACTTATGGGAAAAACAATATATGACTTTAAAGTAGAGGGCCTTGACGGAAAGGAAATCAACTTTGCAGATTTTAAGGGAAAGAAAATCCTGATTGTCAATACTGCTTCAGAATGCGGATTTACTCCTCAGTATGCAGATCTGGAAAAAGTATATGAAGAATATAAGGACAAATTGGTTGTAGTAGGTTTTCCTGCCAATAACTTTGGAGGACAGGAACCGGGAACCAATACTGAAATCGGAGCATTTTGCCAGAAAAACTTTGGGGTAACATTTCCAATGGCTGCAAAAGTATCTGTAAAAGGAGATGATATGGCTCCTATCTTTAAGTATTTAACAGAAAAAGAATTAAACGGAGTTAAAAACAGTAGCATTCTTTGGAACTTTACCAAGTTCTTAGTTGACGAAAATGGTAAACTGATCGATACTTTTGTAAGTACTACAAAACCAACCAGTGAGTCCATTACAAAGTATTTAAAATAA
- a CDS encoding histidine kinase, with translation MKRLFLVFALILSHLTFAQTAKEIIDKNIELSGGLTNWKLLNSVLLQGKVVLGIKDEYPIKIYQQRPNLTKTIITTGGKETAIEGFDGTKGYAMNYAANKLQEYPEYVPESFDNDFIDWESKGFAAKYLGKEKVGEIYCHKVELTKNVNKNMYYFDTKTYMLLKEVKKDETVVYSEYKKVGNLTMPFKIESSSSKKDGDYVMLFNKIEVNKVFPANIFKF, from the coding sequence ATGAAGAGATTATTTCTAGTATTTGCCCTGATACTTTCGCATTTAACTTTTGCCCAGACAGCCAAGGAAATTATAGATAAAAACATTGAATTATCCGGAGGCTTAACCAATTGGAAGCTCTTAAACTCAGTGTTGCTTCAGGGAAAAGTGGTGTTAGGAATCAAGGATGAATATCCTATAAAAATATACCAGCAACGTCCCAACCTTACCAAAACAATTATTACAACCGGAGGTAAGGAAACGGCCATTGAAGGTTTTGACGGAACGAAAGGATATGCTATGAACTATGCTGCCAATAAGCTTCAGGAATATCCTGAATATGTTCCTGAAAGTTTCGATAATGACTTCATTGATTGGGAAAGTAAAGGTTTTGCTGCCAAATATCTTGGAAAAGAGAAAGTAGGAGAAATCTACTGTCATAAAGTAGAATTGACTAAGAATGTGAATAAAAATATGTATTATTTTGATACAAAAACCTATATGCTGTTAAAGGAAGTGAAAAAAGATGAAACCGTGGTATATTCTGAATATAAAAAAGTGGGAAACCTTACCATGCCTTTCAAAATAGAATCTTCAAGTTCCAAGAAAGACGGAGACTATGTAATGTTGTTCAATAAAATTGAAGTGAACAAGGTATTTCCTGCCAATATTTTTAAATTTTAA
- a CDS encoding DUF4199 domain-containing protein, which yields MTKSPSTLGIILFIATMIVFFVVYTFFSGINYFDISLKANAFVLPLLYAGAAFWSVKTFWNNHRVVSFKDAFKRAFVPMFIGGILSIFSIYAFLNFADPDAKKLLNYQYVQRQKSELDTEYTSARKILKHQKDIDELDQKYNERIQSFTPEAVKGKDMLTASHFSGYFAAILIFYVVLSVFFGAFFRTRSVYEPEETNQA from the coding sequence ATGACGAAAAGTCCATCAACACTAGGAATTATACTTTTTATAGCTACAATGATCGTTTTCTTTGTAGTGTACACTTTTTTTTCAGGAATCAATTATTTTGATATATCTCTGAAAGCCAACGCATTCGTGTTGCCTCTTTTATACGCGGGAGCTGCTTTTTGGTCTGTAAAAACATTTTGGAACAACCATAGAGTGGTAAGTTTCAAGGATGCCTTCAAAAGAGCTTTCGTTCCGATGTTCATCGGAGGAATTCTTTCCATATTCAGTATTTATGCTTTTTTAAACTTTGCAGATCCGGATGCTAAAAAGCTGTTGAACTATCAATATGTTCAAAGACAAAAATCAGAATTGGATACAGAATATACTTCTGCCAGAAAAATTTTAAAGCATCAGAAAGACATCGATGAGCTGGATCAGAAGTATAATGAAAGAATACAAAGCTTCACTCCAGAGGCTGTTAAAGGAAAAGATATGCTTACCGCAAGTCATTTTTCAGGATATTTTGCCGCAATTCTTATATTTTACGTAGTTTTGTCGGTGTTTTTCGGAGCATTCTTCAGAACAAGAAGTGTATATGAACCTGAAGAAACAAATCAAGCCTAA
- a CDS encoding glycosyltransferase family 2 protein, whose translation MNLSIVIPLLNEEDSLEELFSRIDNVCRTSNLSYEIWFVDDGSTDLSWSIIENLKVQHPQIHGIKFSRNYGKSQALHAAFERTNGDVVVTMDADLQDFPEEIPDLYNMVIHDNYDIVSGWKKKRFDNVMTKNVPSKLFNAAARKVSGVYLHDFNCGLKAYKRQVVKSVDVYGDMHRYIPVLAANAGFRRITEKEVQHQARPYGTSKFGTERFIRGFLDLVTLWFVSRFGGRPMHFFGAVGTVMFILGFLSALWLGVSKLIDVARGIYGHLITNNPWFFIALTMMIMGTLLFIAGFLGEMIIRTNREHKNYNIDEVI comes from the coding sequence ATGAATTTATCTATAGTTATTCCGTTACTGAACGAGGAAGATTCTCTGGAAGAACTTTTCTCAAGAATTGATAACGTTTGCAGAACCAGTAATTTATCTTACGAAATTTGGTTTGTAGATGATGGAAGTACGGATTTATCGTGGAGTATTATTGAGAACTTAAAAGTACAGCATCCTCAGATCCACGGGATTAAATTTTCCAGAAATTATGGGAAATCACAGGCACTTCATGCAGCCTTTGAAAGAACAAACGGAGATGTGGTGGTGACCATGGATGCAGATTTGCAGGACTTTCCTGAAGAAATTCCAGACCTGTACAATATGGTGATTCATGATAATTACGATATCGTTTCCGGTTGGAAAAAGAAGCGTTTTGATAATGTAATGACGAAAAATGTTCCGTCTAAACTATTCAATGCTGCAGCCCGAAAGGTTTCCGGAGTTTATCTTCACGACTTTAATTGTGGATTGAAGGCGTACAAAAGACAGGTGGTAAAATCTGTTGATGTCTACGGAGACATGCACCGTTATATTCCGGTATTGGCTGCCAATGCAGGTTTCAGAAGAATTACGGAGAAAGAAGTACAGCACCAGGCAAGACCTTACGGAACTTCAAAATTTGGGACAGAAAGATTCATCAGGGGATTTCTGGATTTGGTAACCCTTTGGTTTGTAAGTCGTTTTGGCGGAAGACCTATGCATTTCTTCGGGGCAGTAGGAACCGTGATGTTTATATTAGGTTTTCTTTCCGCACTTTGGCTGGGGGTATCAAAATTAATTGATGTTGCCAGAGGAATTTACGGACATCTGATCACCAATAATCCTTGGTTCTTCATTGCTTTAACAATGATGATTATGGGAACATTATTGTTTATAGCCGGCTTCCTTGGAGAGATGATTATCAGAACCAACCGCGAACACAAGAACTACAATATTGATGAAGTGATATAA
- a CDS encoding phospho-sugar mutase, translating to MTTLEKAKLWLSDTFDKETRDAVQLLIDSNSPDLEDSFYRELEFGTGGMRGIMGVGTNRLNKYTLGQATQGLANYMLEQFKGEEIKVAIAYDVRHNSKEFGKLVADVLTANGIKVLLFKDHRPTPELSFTVRDKKCNGGIVLTASHNPPEYNGYKVYWNDGAQIVPPNDEAIISEVYSVKFEEIKFNGNDDLIEWIGEEQDDVYIDACIENSTYQDVGKGNLNIVFTSIHGTTYTTVPQALAKAGFKKVDLVKEQMIPSGNFPTVASPNPEEPAALEMAMDLAKITNADIVIGTDPDGDRLGIAVRNLDGEMQLLNGNQTNTILTYYILNEWRKQGRITGKEFIGSTIVTSDVFYDIAQKFGVECKVGLTGFKWIGKMIREAEGTQKFVCGGEESFGFMTGDFVRDKDSCGSILLACEIAAWCKANGKTMYQYMIEIYQDLGMYYEGLVNIVRKGKEGAEEIQSMMKNFRENPPKELAGSLVEEVKDFQEQTSLTISTGEKKVMNDIPKSNVLIYYTQDGTKVCVRPSGTEPKIKFYVSVKDVITSEADFRDKLKSLEAKIGAVKTDLKLD from the coding sequence ATGACAACATTAGAAAAAGCGAAACTTTGGTTAAGTGATACATTCGATAAAGAAACGAGAGATGCTGTACAATTATTAATAGACAGCAATTCTCCTGATCTGGAAGATTCTTTCTACAGAGAACTGGAATTCGGAACAGGAGGAATGCGTGGAATTATGGGAGTAGGAACGAACCGTCTCAATAAATATACATTAGGACAGGCTACTCAGGGTCTTGCTAATTATATGCTGGAGCAGTTCAAGGGAGAGGAAATTAAGGTAGCAATTGCCTACGATGTTCGTCATAACTCAAAAGAATTCGGAAAATTGGTAGCAGATGTTTTAACTGCCAACGGAATTAAAGTATTGCTTTTCAAGGATCACAGACCTACACCGGAATTGTCTTTCACGGTTCGTGATAAGAAATGTAATGGAGGAATTGTATTGACAGCTTCTCACAACCCACCGGAATATAACGGTTACAAAGTATATTGGAATGACGGGGCACAAATTGTTCCGCCAAATGATGAAGCAATTATCAGCGAAGTATATTCCGTAAAATTTGAGGAAATTAAATTCAACGGAAATGATGATCTTATTGAATGGATCGGAGAGGAGCAGGATGATGTTTACATCGATGCCTGCATTGAAAACTCTACCTATCAGGACGTTGGAAAAGGAAATTTAAATATCGTTTTTACATCCATCCACGGAACAACCTATACAACTGTTCCACAGGCTTTAGCAAAAGCAGGCTTTAAAAAAGTAGATCTTGTAAAAGAGCAGATGATCCCAAGCGGAAACTTCCCGACGGTAGCTTCACCAAACCCGGAAGAGCCTGCTGCATTGGAAATGGCAATGGACCTTGCAAAGATTACCAACGCAGACATCGTTATCGGAACAGATCCGGATGGTGACAGATTGGGAATTGCTGTAAGAAACCTTGATGGAGAAATGCAGTTATTGAACGGAAACCAAACCAATACCATTCTTACTTATTACATTCTGAATGAATGGAGAAAACAAGGAAGAATTACAGGAAAAGAATTTATTGGTTCCACAATCGTAACTTCTGATGTCTTCTATGATATTGCACAGAAATTTGGTGTAGAATGCAAAGTGGGTCTTACAGGATTCAAATGGATTGGAAAAATGATCCGTGAAGCTGAGGGAACACAGAAATTCGTTTGTGGAGGAGAAGAAAGTTTCGGTTTCATGACAGGAGACTTCGTTCGTGATAAAGATTCTTGTGGTAGTATTCTTTTAGCTTGCGAAATTGCAGCATGGTGCAAGGCCAACGGAAAAACAATGTACCAATACATGATTGAGATCTATCAGGATCTTGGAATGTACTATGAAGGATTGGTAAACATTGTAAGAAAAGGAAAAGAAGGGGCTGAGGAAATTCAAAGTATGATGAAGAACTTCCGCGAAAACCCTCCAAAAGAACTGGCAGGTTCATTAGTAGAAGAAGTTAAAGACTTTCAAGAACAGACCAGCCTTACGATTTCTACCGGTGAGAAAAAAGTAATGAACGATATTCCAAAATCCAATGTATTAATTTACTATACACAGGATGGGACCAAGGTTTGCGTAAGACCTTCAGGAACGGAACCAAAGATTAAATTTTATGTTTCAGTAAAAGATGTGATCACTTCTGAAGCAGATTTTAGAGATAAATTAAAATCATTAGAAGCTAAAATCGGAGCAGTTAAAACAGATTTAAAACTGGATTAA
- the kdsB gene encoding 3-deoxy-manno-octulosonate cytidylyltransferase: protein MKIIAVIPARYEASRFPGKLMQILGEKTVITTTYQNVVETGLFNEVFVATDSEIILDEIVKNGGKAVMTGQHETGSDRIAEAVQHIDCDIVINVQGDEPFLKLEPLRQLIEVFKQDDKQEISLASLKIKLSEKEEIDNPNNVKVITDNNGFALYFSRSAIPFHREVSYDVSYFKHIGVYAFRKEALLQFSKLEMKPLEISEKIECIRYLEYGMKIKMIETNFIGVGIDTPEDLEKARQLI, encoded by the coding sequence ATGAAAATAATCGCTGTCATCCCTGCGCGCTATGAAGCAAGCCGTTTTCCGGGAAAACTAATGCAGATTTTGGGAGAAAAAACCGTTATTACCACAACGTATCAAAATGTAGTGGAAACCGGCCTTTTTAATGAGGTTTTTGTTGCTACAGATTCTGAAATAATCCTTGATGAAATTGTAAAAAACGGCGGTAAAGCTGTAATGACAGGGCAACATGAAACAGGAAGCGACCGTATTGCTGAGGCAGTACAGCATATAGATTGCGATATTGTGATCAACGTTCAGGGAGATGAACCTTTCCTTAAATTAGAACCTTTGAGACAGCTGATAGAAGTCTTTAAACAAGATGATAAACAAGAGATTTCTCTGGCTTCCCTAAAAATAAAACTGTCTGAAAAAGAAGAAATAGACAATCCGAACAATGTAAAAGTGATTACAGATAACAATGGCTTTGCTCTATACTTCAGCCGTTCTGCCATTCCTTTTCACAGAGAAGTTTCTTATGATGTAAGTTATTTTAAGCATATTGGAGTGTATGCATTCAGAAAAGAGGCATTGCTGCAATTCTCAAAATTGGAGATGAAACCATTAGAAATATCCGAAAAAATTGAGTGTATCCGCTATTTGGAGTATGGAATGAAAATCAAAATGATAGAAACTAATTTCATTGGTGTAGGGATTGATACCCCGGAAGATCTGGAAAAAGCGAGACAGCTAATTTAA
- a CDS encoding MmcQ/YjbR family DNA-binding protein, with amino-acid sequence MDANEILDYCLAKKAVTENFPFDNETLVMKVDTKMFLLMSLERQPLSINVKTDPEWSAELREQYPQITGAYHMNKTHWNSVSVDGIRRELILKLIDHSYDLVFKSLTKKSRDLINNS; translated from the coding sequence ATGGATGCTAACGAAATTTTAGACTATTGTCTTGCTAAAAAAGCAGTTACAGAAAATTTTCCTTTTGATAACGAGACTCTTGTGATGAAGGTAGATACCAAAATGTTTCTCTTGATGAGCCTTGAAAGACAGCCTCTGTCCATTAATGTAAAGACAGATCCGGAATGGAGTGCAGAACTTCGGGAGCAATATCCTCAGATTACAGGAGCTTATCATATGAATAAAACCCACTGGAACTCTGTTTCAGTAGATGGCATAAGAAGAGAACTTATTTTAAAGCTTATTGATCATTCCTATGATCTTGTTTTTAAATCGTTGACAAAAAAAAGTAGAGATCTTATTAATAATTCATGA
- a CDS encoding NAD(P)H-binding protein, which produces MKALVIGATGATGKDLVNQLLNDKDFEEVDIFVRKPVDIENERLNVHVVNFEKPEEWKEMVKGDVAFSCLGTTLKDAGSKEAQKKVDFDYQYEFAKAAKENNVVDYILVSAYGASPKSKIFYSKMKGELEEAVKQLHFNKITIFKPGMLERKNSGRTGEVLGSRIIKFANKFGLLESQTPLPTDILAKAMINSSKIKSNGYSSIKLGNIFCFAEKVIEH; this is translated from the coding sequence ATGAAAGCTCTAGTCATTGGTGCTACAGGCGCTACAGGAAAAGATTTAGTCAATCAGTTACTCAATGATAAGGATTTTGAGGAAGTGGATATTTTTGTAAGAAAACCTGTTGATATTGAAAATGAAAGACTTAATGTTCATGTTGTGAACTTTGAAAAACCTGAGGAATGGAAGGAAATGGTGAAAGGAGATGTTGCATTTTCCTGTCTGGGAACTACTTTAAAAGATGCCGGAAGTAAAGAGGCACAGAAAAAAGTAGATTTTGATTATCAGTATGAATTTGCCAAAGCAGCCAAAGAAAATAATGTAGTGGATTATATTTTGGTTTCTGCCTATGGAGCAAGTCCTAAGTCTAAGATATTCTATTCTAAAATGAAAGGAGAGCTGGAAGAGGCTGTAAAACAACTGCATTTTAATAAGATTACCATCTTTAAACCCGGAATGCTTGAAAGGAAAAACTCCGGAAGAACAGGCGAGGTCTTAGGCAGCAGAATCATAAAATTCGCCAACAAGTTTGGGCTATTGGAAAGTCAAACACCCTTACCTACCGATATTCTGGCAAAAGCAATGATTAATTCCTCCAAAATTAAAAGTAACGGTTACTCCAGCATCAAGCTTGGTAATATTTTTTGCTTTGCAGAGAAAGTAATTGAACATTAA
- a CDS encoding GIN domain-containing protein, whose product MKKVVYILMLVALVSCGKVSPKGNIEKKDVEVSEFVNLDLTGKFRVFYARGPKNFVEIETYPNVAGNLDVDVKDKTLFIKEKRGTKGVDFYNVTIYSKYNLEKVAVSDSVEVNISSEIKTDNFRLSMKNHATFMGSVNTRRAEVEMQNRSRANFLGLTKNAVIKISDTASLIAPYWKITNLNIDSKNGNYAEVNVKDSLKGNIQNTAKFVYYNDPIRAFKLDKTTKVENKKLD is encoded by the coding sequence ATGAAAAAAGTAGTATACATATTGATGTTGGTTGCACTGGTTTCCTGTGGAAAAGTTTCTCCAAAAGGAAACATTGAAAAGAAAGATGTGGAAGTTTCAGAGTTTGTGAATCTGGATCTTACCGGAAAATTCCGTGTATTCTATGCCAGAGGTCCGAAAAACTTTGTGGAAATAGAAACCTATCCTAATGTTGCCGGTAACCTTGATGTAGATGTAAAGGACAAAACACTTTTTATTAAGGAAAAAAGAGGAACAAAGGGTGTAGATTTTTATAATGTAACCATTTATTCAAAATATAATCTTGAAAAAGTAGCTGTTTCAGATTCTGTGGAAGTGAATATTTCCAGCGAAATTAAAACGGATAACTTCAGACTTAGTATGAAAAATCATGCTACATTCATGGGATCTGTGAATACAAGAAGAGCGGAGGTGGAAATGCAGAACAGAAGCCGCGCCAACTTTTTAGGATTAACGAAAAATGCTGTTATAAAAATTTCAGATACAGCAAGTTTAATTGCTCCATATTGGAAAATAACCAACCTGAATATTGATTCTAAAAACGGAAACTATGCAGAGGTAAATGTAAAAGATTCTTTAAAAGGGAATATCCAGAATACAGCAAAATTCGTCTATTACAACGATCCAATCAGAGCTTTTAAATTGGATAAGACTACGAAAGTAGAAAATAAAAAATTGGATTAA
- a CDS encoding pyridoxal phosphate-dependent aminotransferase, with protein MKVSKLAANLIGSEIVKIGNEVNDLKAKGAEIANLTIGDLNSNLYPIPALLKEEIQKAYQNNLTNYPPANGLLSLRKEVSKDLKNRWNLDYSPNDILITAGSRPLIYAVYKTIVDEGDKVIYPTPSWNNNHYAYLTSANAVEVKTKPETNFLPTADDLKPHLDGAVLLALCSPLNPTGTMFTKEQLSEICELVIAENKKRGEDEKPLYLMYDQIYSNLTFGAEHVDPVSLFPEMKEYTVYIDGISKCLAATGVRVGWGFGPAHIIDKMKALLTHVGAWAPKPEQEATAKFYETPENVNVFVEDFKGKLEESLKVLHGGVQDLKANGLAVDSIEPMGALYLTIKLDYIGKTKPDGAVIENSSDLVFYLINDAGVALVPFSAFGEDKSEPWFRASVGGLAVDEIKVMLPKLETALNNLK; from the coding sequence GTGAAAGTTTCAAAATTAGCAGCGAACCTGATCGGTTCTGAAATTGTAAAAATTGGTAACGAAGTAAATGATCTAAAAGCAAAGGGAGCAGAAATTGCCAATCTTACTATTGGTGATCTGAATTCTAATCTTTATCCTATTCCAGCTTTGCTGAAGGAAGAGATTCAGAAAGCATATCAGAATAACCTGACAAATTACCCACCTGCAAACGGACTTTTATCTTTAAGAAAGGAAGTTTCCAAAGATTTGAAAAACAGATGGAACCTGGATTATTCTCCTAACGATATCCTGATTACAGCAGGTTCAAGACCTTTGATCTATGCCGTATACAAAACAATTGTAGATGAGGGAGATAAAGTAATATATCCTACACCGTCTTGGAACAACAACCACTATGCTTACCTTACTTCAGCCAATGCTGTAGAAGTGAAAACAAAGCCTGAAACTAACTTTCTTCCCACTGCAGATGATTTAAAACCTCACCTGGATGGAGCTGTATTATTGGCACTTTGTTCACCGTTGAACCCTACAGGAACAATGTTTACCAAAGAGCAACTTTCAGAGATCTGCGAATTGGTGATTGCTGAAAATAAAAAAAGAGGTGAAGATGAAAAGCCATTATACCTGATGTATGACCAGATTTATTCTAACCTTACCTTTGGTGCAGAACACGTAGATCCGGTTTCTCTTTTCCCTGAAATGAAAGAATATACAGTGTATATTGATGGTATTTCCAAATGTCTTGCCGCTACAGGAGTACGTGTAGGATGGGGATTCGGTCCTGCCCATATCATTGATAAAATGAAAGCACTTCTTACTCACGTAGGAGCTTGGGCACCAAAACCGGAGCAGGAAGCGACTGCAAAGTTCTATGAAACTCCTGAAAACGTAAATGTGTTTGTAGAAGATTTCAAAGGAAAATTGGAAGAAAGCTTAAAAGTGCTTCACGGAGGTGTTCAGGATTTAAAAGCCAACGGTTTAGCGGTAGACAGTATTGAGCCAATGGGTGCACTTTATCTTACCATTAAATTAGATTATATCGGAAAAACAAAACCTGATGGAGCTGTTATTGAAAACTCTTCTGATTTAGTTTTCTACCTAATCAATGACGCAGGAGTTGCTTTAGTACCATTCTCAGCATTCGGAGAAGATAAATCAGAACCTTGGTTCCGTGCTTCCGTTGGTGGATTAGCTGTTGATGAGATCAAAGTAATGCTTCCAAAATTGGAAACTGCTTTGAATAACTTAAAATAA
- a CDS encoding tetratricopeptide repeat protein: MKKLLTTFILILSIKGFSQDHYFLGKTNYCTPEKSGSKEMFQGAMAALNFPEYYTATSLILMNTIKEDPKYCDAYFLAGYYLRLQNLNKEALVMYYAADSLAQNKAPIFKQNLAVQYMKFGQVKKARNKYEEMIKYFPGDPEGYYGVANTSFMLEDYDNGLVNLKKAEERYGYTGTVKSDVKYLYGALYCLKEKYDEALPYLDQVYPVYKKDDHYLALYALTQIKAGKSKNDEKLMKKAKKAYDKIKNKNTLENISKKLKEEFS, from the coding sequence ATGAAAAAACTATTAACTACTTTTATTTTGATCCTTTCTATCAAAGGATTTTCACAAGATCATTACTTTTTGGGAAAAACAAATTACTGTACTCCTGAAAAAAGTGGTTCAAAGGAAATGTTTCAGGGAGCCATGGCAGCCCTTAATTTCCCTGAATATTATACAGCAACATCATTGATTTTAATGAATACCATTAAAGAAGATCCCAAATATTGCGATGCTTACTTTTTGGCAGGTTATTATTTACGGTTACAGAATCTGAATAAGGAGGCTTTGGTTATGTATTATGCAGCAGATAGTTTAGCACAAAATAAGGCTCCCATATTTAAGCAGAATCTTGCTGTACAATATATGAAATTCGGACAGGTGAAAAAGGCCAGGAATAAATATGAAGAAATGATAAAATATTTCCCGGGAGACCCTGAAGGATATTATGGAGTTGCCAATACATCTTTTATGTTGGAAGACTATGACAATGGATTGGTAAATCTGAAAAAGGCAGAAGAGCGTTATGGGTACACAGGAACTGTAAAAAGTGATGTAAAGTATTTATACGGTGCACTCTATTGCCTTAAGGAGAAGTATGATGAAGCTTTACCTTATTTAGATCAAGTATATCCTGTGTATAAAAAAGATGATCATTACCTGGCGTTATATGCTCTGACACAGATAAAAGCGGGTAAAAGTAAGAATGATGAAAAACTGATGAAAAAAGCAAAAAAAGCCTATGATAAGATAAAGAATAAAAATACGTTGGAAAATATTTCCAAGAAATTGAAGGAAGAATTTTCTTAA